Within the Elusimicrobiota bacterium genome, the region TTGCCGAATAGGAAAAATAAGTCGCAGAACCACCGAGTATATCTCGCTTTTTACCGAACGGCGTTTTTACCGAATCAAGCGCAACCGAACCTACAACAAGAATGGACATGATTGAACCAGAGATTAAGAGATTGAGAGATTAGGAAATTAGGGTTAGGTGCATTCCAATCTTCCAATCACCTAATCTTTAATTTCTGTTCTCTATTCTCTGCCTTTACTGGGCGCGAGAGGATTTGAACCTCCACGGTGTTATCCACAGCGTCCTGAGCGCTGCGCGTCTGCCAGTTCCGCCACGCGCCCGGAAAAACAGTGATAAGTGAATAGTTATTAGTGATTAGTAACTAAAACCAAAAATATTTTACTATAAAATTCATAAATAGTCAATTGAAAAATTATTCAGAATTTGGTAAAATTAATATAATGAACAAAAAAATCATTGCAACCAACAGAAAAGCATATTTTAATTACGAACTGCTTGAAAAATATGAAGCGGGTATTTCACTTTTAGGTAGCGAAGTGAAATCAATCCGGGCAGGACATATTGATATTAAAAATGGCTATATCAACATTGAAAAAGGCGAATTTTTTTTGTATAATATAAATATATTGCCTTATAAACAACTTTCAGACAAAAAATACAACCCATTAAGACCCAGAAAATTATTACTACACCGACGAGAAATAAAGAAACTGCAAGAAAAAATCGCTATCAAAGGGTTTGCAATTATTCCAACTGAGGTCTATTTCAGAAACGGGCTGGTCAAAGTTGAAATATCTGTTGCAAAAGGCAAAAAACTTTGGGATAAACGAGCAGTAATTAAAGAAAGGGAAATAAAAAAGAGAATTAGAGAATTAGAGAATTAGAAATGGCGAAAGCATTTTACTAATTCGCTAATAACTAATTGGCTAAAATTGGGGGTGAACAGGGCTCGACGGGGATATTTGACTGATGTAGCGGCAGGCCGCAGTTGACCGAAAGGCTGCGTAAAAAATCGGTCATACAAAAATAACTGCCGTTTATACACCGGTAGTTGCCTACGCATAATTGCGTAAGCCGCCTGCCTAACCTTTTTCTGTGAGGTTGGGGTGAGGTGTTATAAAAGCAGAATAGTTTTCGGCATTGTCGTTGTACCGAAAGCGAAACCTTAAACGACTGGCTGTCAGATATTTTGTCAGTGGAAGTTTTTGGCAGCGAGAACAAAACACTGACTATGCTTGTAGAAGCCGTTAGGCGTTATCTTCGGACGCGGGTTCGATTCCCGCCACCTCCACCAGAAAGGCAGGTAAAAGGTTAAAGGTGAAAGGTCCAAGGGAGCGGTAATAGGTAAGTTTTACCACAGAAACACTGAAAAAAATTATTTCGTGATTTCGCGCTTTCGTGGTTAAATTTATGCGTTTTCAGCAAAACTGAACTGTTACAGGGAGTAAAAATGGATATTATTATCAAAAATGCAAAGTTGGAAAATGGAAAAATTGTTGATATTGGAATTAAGAAAGGTAAAATTGTAGAAATCAAGTCCGAAGTCCGATGTCCAAAGTCCGATGTCCAAATCATTGATGCAAAGAGAAATCTTGTCACACCTACTTTTATTGACTCACATATTCATCTGGATAAATGTCTTATTAGCGATTCTATTCCTAAAAATATTACAGGCACACTTAAGGAATCAATAGAACTTACTTGGGCAAGAAAGAAAAGATATACAGTGAATGATATTGTTGAGAGAGCAAGTAAAGTTATTGACTGGCATATTCTGCACGGCTCAACTATTATAAGAACACATGTTGATGTTGATACTATTGGTAAGTTAATGCCATTGAAAGGGCTTCTTGCAACTCGTGAAAAATATAGAGGCATTGTTGATTTAGAAATTGTTGCATTCCCACAGGAAGGAATTTTGCAGGATGAAGGCACTGAAGAACTTATGTATCAGGCGATGGAATCAGGTGCAGATGTCGTCGGTGGGATGCCACATAACGAAATGACTGACGAAGATGGTAGAAGGCATATAGATATCTGTTTTGAGATTGCAAAAAAATTTAATTGTGATATTGATATGCATATTGATGAAACAGATGACCCGAATTCACGGTGTCTCCAATATCTTTGTTGGAAAACAATCAAAGAAAAATATCAAGCTCGGGTGACTGCCGGACATACTTGTGCGCTCGCAGCTTATAACGATTATTACGCTGTGAAAGTTATTGACTGGGTAAAAAAAGCAGGTATCAATATGATAACAAATCCAGTCACAAATTTGATGATAGAAGGTCGGCTTGATAAACAGCCAATCCGTCGGGGGACAACGCGTATAAACGAACTGATTACTGCAGGTGTTAATGTTTCTTACGGACAGGACTGCGTCAAGGATACGTTCTATCCTACTTGGGGACATGGCGATATGCTTGAATGCGGATTGGTTACAGCACACGCTGCGCAATTCACACAGGTGGAACAAGTAAATTATCTTTACAAAATGATAACAGAAAACGCTGCAAAAATTTTGCGGCTGAAAGATTACGGGATTGCTGTTAGCAAAACCGCAAACTTGAATATCGTTGATGCAAAGACAATCCCGGAAATGTTCAGAACACAAGCCGACCGCCTTTATGTAATAAGAAAAGGAAAAATTATTGCCACCACAGAGATACGGAGAACACTGAAAATACCGACAGGATTTACAGGATAAAAGAATTAAAATCCTGTAAATCCAGTCAAAAGAAATAGCCAAAATTCCAATGCGGGTTTGGAATTTTGGAATTTGGAATTTAGAATTTGCCGTTAATTGGGGGGGGGTATGAAACTTTATGATTTGACACAGCCGCTGTCACATTTAACACCTGCATGGCCGACTTACGAGCCGTTGCAAATTAAATTTTTCAAGCGGCTTGCACCAAATGGCGCAAATGGACAAATTATTACAACCAGCAACCATGTAGGCACACATCTTGACGGCTCACTTCATTTCTGTACACACGGAAGAGATATTGCCTCAATTCCGCTTGAAGAACTTTATGGTGAGGCAGCAGTTGTGGATTTATCCGATATTGCAGAGGACTACGGGATTTACACATCAAAAGATATTGAAAAACGGGTTGAAGTAAAAGAGCGAGATATTTTAATTATCAATACGGGTTATCACAGATATGCTTGGGACCAGCCCGAAGCGGACGAGGTTCGCTATATGGTGAAACATCCGGGACCGACGATGGAATTTGCAGAATGGTGCAAAAAGAAAAAATTGAAATGGCTCGGCGTTGACTGCGGAAGCGCCGACCACCCGATGAATACGAAAATCAGAGAATGGATGCCGAAACAGGCGAAGGAATGCGAAGCATACTTTCAGAAAAAATTTAAGAAATCAATTGACGATATTTTTCCATCTGACCACTATCAATTAATGCATATTGTTCTGTTTCCTTTGGATATAATTCATGCCGAAAATCTGGGTGGAGAAATAGATAAGTTTAAAAATAAAAGAACCACCGTCGGCTGTTTCCCATGGCGGTTCGTTGGCGGAGAATCGTCAATCTGCAGAATTGTGGCATTTGAGAAAACTTAAGCGGCGAGAAAGTATATCATTTGTTATACTTTTCAGACGGAGGAAATTTTATGGAGAACGGCAAACAGTATCACATAGCGTTGGGGAAAGGTGATGTAGGAAGATATGTTTTGCTGCCGGGCGACCCGGGACGAACGCCTCTGATAGCGAAATTTTTTGACGATGCGAATGAAATGGCATTCAATAGAGAATACAGAACATTCACAGGACATATTACAGGTTATGATGGTAAAAAAATAAAAATATCAACGACTTCTACTGGAATCGGGTGTCCGTCAACCGCAATTGCAGTTGAGGAACTGATAAAAATCGGCGCGGATACTTTCATAAGAA harbors:
- the smpB gene encoding SsrA-binding protein SmpB: MNKKIIATNRKAYFNYELLEKYEAGISLLGSEVKSIRAGHIDIKNGYINIEKGEFFLYNINILPYKQLSDKKYNPLRPRKLLLHRREIKKLQEKIAIKGFAIIPTEVYFRNGLVKVEISVAKGKKLWDKRAVIKEREIKKRIRELEN
- a CDS encoding amidohydrolase family protein; this encodes MDIIIKNAKLENGKIVDIGIKKGKIVEIKSEVRCPKSDVQIIDAKRNLVTPTFIDSHIHLDKCLISDSIPKNITGTLKESIELTWARKKRYTVNDIVERASKVIDWHILHGSTIIRTHVDVDTIGKLMPLKGLLATREKYRGIVDLEIVAFPQEGILQDEGTEELMYQAMESGADVVGGMPHNEMTDEDGRRHIDICFEIAKKFNCDIDMHIDETDDPNSRCLQYLCWKTIKEKYQARVTAGHTCALAAYNDYYAVKVIDWVKKAGINMITNPVTNLMIEGRLDKQPIRRGTTRINELITAGVNVSYGQDCVKDTFYPTWGHGDMLECGLVTAHAAQFTQVEQVNYLYKMITENAAKILRLKDYGIAVSKTANLNIVDAKTIPEMFRTQADRLYVIRKGKIIATTEIRRTLKIPTGFTG
- a CDS encoding cyclase family protein; protein product: MKLYDLTQPLSHLTPAWPTYEPLQIKFFKRLAPNGANGQIITTSNHVGTHLDGSLHFCTHGRDIASIPLEELYGEAAVVDLSDIAEDYGIYTSKDIEKRVEVKERDILIINTGYHRYAWDQPEADEVRYMVKHPGPTMEFAEWCKKKKLKWLGVDCGSADHPMNTKIREWMPKQAKECEAYFQKKFKKSIDDIFPSDHYQLMHIVLFPLDIIHAENLGGEIDKFKNKRTTVGCFPWRFVGGESSICRIVAFEKT